The Pungitius pungitius chromosome 10, fPunPun2.1, whole genome shotgun sequence genome has a window encoding:
- the fgf14 gene encoding fibroblast growth factor 14 isoform X2, with amino-acid sequence MAAAIASGLIRQKRQAREQHLDRPATNRRRKSPNKNKGLCNGNLVDIFSKVRIFGLRKRRLRRQDPQLKGIVTRLYCRQGYYLQMNPDGSLDGTKDDSSNSSLFNLIPVGLRVVAIQSVKTGLYIAMNGEGHVYTSELFTAECKFKESVFENYYVIYSSMLYRQQESGRAWFLGLNKEGQAMKGNRVKKTKPAAHFLPKPLEVAMYREPSLHDVGETVPKVAAPGSKSTSEPAVMNGGKPVSKPDEPAT; translated from the exons ATGGCCGCGGCCATCGCGAGTGGGCTGATCAGACAGAAGAGACAGGCGCGGGAGCAGCACCTAGACCGGCCCGCCACCAACCGACGGAGGAAGAGCCCCAACAAGAACAAGGGGCTCTGCAATGGGAACCTGGTCGACATCTTCTCTAAAGTGCGCATCTTCGGCCTCAGGAAGCGGAGACTACGGAGACAAG ATCCCCAGCTCAAGGGTATAGTGACCAGGTTATATTGCAGGCAGGGATACTACTTGCAAATGAACCCCGATGGCTCTCTCGATGGGACCAAAGATGACAGCAGTAATTCCT ctttGTTCAACCTCATTCCTGTGGGCCTCAGAGTCGTCGCCATTCAGTCCGTGAAGACCGGTTTATACATCGCCATGAACGGGGAGGGCCATGTGTACACATCA gaaCTCTTCACAGCGGAGTGCAAGTTCAAAGAGTCGGTGTTTGAGAACTACTATGTGATCTACTCGTCCATGTTGTACAGACAGCAGGAGTCGGGGAGAGCTTGGTTCCTAGGGCTCAACAAAGAGGGCCAAGCTATGAAGGGGAACCGGGtgaaaaaaaccaaaccagcTGCTCACTTCCTGCCCAAGCCATTAGAAG tgGCCATGTACAGAGAGCCATCGTTGCACGACGTTGGAGAGACGGTGCCCAAGGTGGCCGCGCCTGGCAGTAAAAGCACAAGCGAGCCGGCGGTGATGAACGGAGGCAAACCTGTCAGCAAGCCGGACGAGCCCGCCACATAG
- the fgf14 gene encoding fibroblast growth factor 14 isoform X3, whose product MNPDGSLDGTKDDSSNSSLFNLIPVGLRVVAIQSVKTGLYIAMNGEGHVYTSELFTAECKFKESVFENYYVIYSSMLYRQQESGRAWFLGLNKEGQAMKGNRVKKTKPAAHFLPKPLEVAMYREPSLHDVGETVPKVAAPGSKSTSEPAVMNGGKPVSKPDEPAT is encoded by the exons ATGAACCCCGATGGCTCTCTCGATGGGACCAAAGATGACAGCAGTAATTCCT ctttGTTCAACCTCATTCCTGTGGGCCTCAGAGTCGTCGCCATTCAGTCCGTGAAGACCGGTTTATACATCGCCATGAACGGGGAGGGCCATGTGTACACATCA gaaCTCTTCACAGCGGAGTGCAAGTTCAAAGAGTCGGTGTTTGAGAACTACTATGTGATCTACTCGTCCATGTTGTACAGACAGCAGGAGTCGGGGAGAGCTTGGTTCCTAGGGCTCAACAAAGAGGGCCAAGCTATGAAGGGGAACCGGGtgaaaaaaaccaaaccagcTGCTCACTTCCTGCCCAAGCCATTAGAAG tgGCCATGTACAGAGAGCCATCGTTGCACGACGTTGGAGAGACGGTGCCCAAGGTGGCCGCGCCTGGCAGTAAAAGCACAAGCGAGCCGGCGGTGATGAACGGAGGCAAACCTGTCAGCAAGCCGGACGAGCCCGCCACATAG